One genomic window of Thalassolituus hydrocarboniclasticus includes the following:
- a CDS encoding DeoR/GlpR family DNA-binding transcription regulator: MPKRNTVQRRHGILSQLSKHGQVQVEELARRFDTSEVTIRKDLATLEQSGLLLRRYGGAIPLPSELMSEPAGTDDGQSPAQQKVSKRKQAIARAAASCIRDHNRIIIDFGSTTAALIPELQSKRGLVVMTNSLNVANAVRELENEPTLLLSGGTWDAHSESFQGQIAEQVLRSYDFDQLFIGCDGIDLERGTTTFNELLGLSRVMAEAAREVIVLAEADKVGRRIPNLELPWSAVNILITDDRLSTEQQTLIEQQGVRVIIAASGNGE, translated from the coding sequence ATGCCCAAACGCAATACGGTACAACGCCGCCACGGCATTCTCAGCCAGCTGAGTAAGCACGGTCAGGTCCAGGTTGAAGAACTGGCGCGGCGTTTTGATACCTCCGAAGTCACCATCCGCAAAGACCTTGCGACCCTTGAGCAAAGCGGCCTGCTGCTGCGCCGCTACGGTGGCGCAATTCCGCTGCCAAGCGAGCTGATGAGTGAACCTGCGGGCACGGATGATGGTCAGAGTCCTGCTCAGCAGAAAGTTTCGAAACGAAAGCAGGCAATTGCCCGGGCCGCCGCCAGCTGTATCCGCGACCATAACCGCATCATTATCGATTTCGGCAGCACCACCGCCGCACTGATTCCGGAGTTACAGAGCAAGCGCGGTCTGGTGGTAATGACCAACTCGCTGAACGTTGCCAACGCCGTGCGCGAGCTGGAAAACGAGCCGACGCTGCTGCTCAGCGGCGGCACCTGGGATGCCCATTCCGAGTCCTTTCAGGGCCAGATTGCCGAGCAGGTACTGCGCTCTTACGACTTCGACCAGCTGTTTATCGGCTGCGACGGTATCGACCTCGAACGCGGCACCACCACCTTTAACGAGCTGCTGGGCTTAAGCCGGGTGATGGCCGAAGCGGCGCGCGAAGTGATTGTACTGGCGGAAGCCGACAAGGTCGGACGGCGTATTCCCAACCTCGAATTACCCTGGTCAGCGGTCAATATTCTGATTACCGATGACCGGCTCAGCACTGAGCAACAGACATTAATCGAACAACAGGGCGTGCGCGTAATCATCGCGGCGTCCGGCAACGGAGAATAA